Below is a genomic region from Fusobacterium nucleatum.
GAATATAGAAAATATAGGAAAATATAAAAATTTAATATATGGAATGCACCTTAATTATTCATTGTCAGGAGAATATGTAAATAGGGCTATAAAAGAAAATAAAGAGAAAAATTTAAGTATAGAAGAGATAATGAATAATGTCTATCAGCATGTAGGTTCTATTGATTATCATGACCCCTTTGAAGATAAAGAAATTATAGATGTTATAAACTTACTTCCAATAGAATATCTTGTTTTTGAATTAATAGGCAATACAAGGGAAGAATTGGAAGATAAAATACAAAGACAATGGAAAATATTTAATTGAAAAATTCTATTGATAATAATAGAAAAATATAGTAAAATAAGTTACAAGTAATTTAAAAATAAAAGGAGGAAATTTATGAACAGAGATGCTAAATTTATAAATTTTTCAGAAGAACATGAATTAGATTACATTTTAAAAAAATATGGTAAGGAAACAAACAAAGAAAACAGAGATCTTTTAAAAGAATTTGGAAAGAAAGCTAAAGAATTTTTAGGAAAAACTATGTTAGAACATGATGAATTCTATAAATATTTAGCAGATAATTCTTTAGTAGCAAAACTTAAATAAAAATATAGAAATAGTATCAATAATTTTGTTGATACTATTTTTTAAAATAAAATATAGAGGTGAAGAATATGGATGAAAAATTTTGGGAAAAAATAAATACTTTGGGAGAAAATGGAGAATTTGATAAAATTGTAAAAGAAATTAAAAAACTTCCAGAAGACAAACTTGATATAGAAATAATCAATGTGCTAGGTAGAGCTTATATGAATTTAGGAGATTATGAAAATGCTCTTGATACATATTTATCTTATATAGGAAAAGCTAAAGAAGATGTTACAAATGTTGATATATGGCTTTATTCTGAATGTAGTTGGTTATGTAATGAAGTTGGAGATTATGAAGAAGGGCTTAAATATTTATTAGAAGCTGAAAAATTAGGTAGAGATGATGAATGGCTTAACACTGAAATGGGGCAATGTTTAGGAAGACTGGAAAGAGTCGATGAAGGACTTGAAAGACTTAAAAAATCATTGAAATTAATTGAGACAGAAGCACCAGAAAATATAAATGAAAAGATTTTTATTAATTCTGAAATAGGGTATCTTTATGGATTTTTAGAAAATTCAGAAGAAGCCTTAAAGTATTTTCATATAGCAAAAGACTTAGGAAGAAAAGATG
It encodes:
- a CDS encoding tetratricopeptide repeat protein; protein product: MDEKFWEKINTLGENGEFDKIVKEIKKLPEDKLDIEIINVLGRAYMNLGDYENALDTYLSYIGKAKEDVTNVDIWLYSECSWLCNEVGDYEEGLKYLLEAEKLGRDDEWLNTEMGQCLGRLERVDEGLERLKKSLKLIETEAPENINEKIFINSEIGYLYGFLENSEEALKYFHIAKDLGRKDDWIYMHLWFNLERSKGKEQALKYFENEAKVDDKNAIIWASLGQIYMNFFENYEEAEKAFKKAFGLSGDGLYLYNRGMALRILERYEEAVEVLLQSRKISVQEGDVTDGEDLDLVRCYIALKDRENAKKYLEFAKEDIENIPEEHVDEFEDALKELEDLIAKI